In the genome of Noviherbaspirillum saxi, the window GGCTCCGGGTCGGCGGTCTGTACACCTTCAGCATCGCGTGCGTGCAGGTGCATCATCTGCACGCCGAGCGTAAGGGCACGGGCCACATCCGCCACGATTTCGTCATGCGTGATCGGTACATGTGGACTCATTGCCCTGGTCGGAATCACGCCTGTGCAGGCCAGATTGATAAAGAACGGAAATCCAACCTGCATTCAACCTCCTGATGCCTCAAGCGCGGTCTTACCGGCCTTGCGGGCGGGGTTGCCGACATACACTCCGTCAGGCTGGGTGTCTTGCACGACGACTGCCCCGGCGCCGATGAAACTGCGCTCGGCCACCCGGATACGATCGCGCAGTACCGCACCCACACCTACGAAAGCTTGCTCACCCACATAGCCTTCACCCCCCATGGCGACCTCGGCGGCGACAAATGCATGATCAGCCACCTCGCAATGGTGAGAAATGTGTGCTCCACTGCGGATGATGCAGTTGTCGCCGATGCGGGCAAAGGGCTGGATGATGGCATGCTCATAGATCAGCACGTTTTCGCCGATTTTCAAATCCGGCCACACGCTGGCTCTGCTGGACACATAACTTACGAACGTATAACCACGCTGCCTGGCCATTTCGAAGCGCGTGCGACGTACCCCGTTGATGCGCTGGTAGCCCATCGGAATCAGGAGACGGAAGTCGGTCGGCGGGTATCGGGCTTCCAATGTTTCGAAGGGCACCAGCGGCAAGCCTTCAAAATGCGATGACGCCAGGTAGGCTTCATCCACTGTAAACCCCGCCACCTGCCATGGGCTGTCGTGCAGCAAGCAGTACCAAGCAAGGCTGGCCGAACGAAGATTGCCGAATATGATGACCGGACGATCGTCGCCCGATGCTTTCGTTGAGATGAGTTCATGCATCGCTGGTTCCCATGCGTTGTTTGAAAGATTCGATAGCCCGGTGGCAAGCCTGCATCAAATCCTTCGCAGCCTGCTGGCCAGACAAATCGAGTCGAGTAATGAAGCGCGCCTGCATTTCGTTTCCGGCCTGCTGTCTCGCAGATGTGTCCGTCACCCAGACAGCGAGTTGGCTGAAATATTCATCGTCGGAACTTAGCGCACACGCACCCACTTTGTCGCCTCCATCATTATTGGTAAATGTCACCACCGGTAAGCCTTGCTCCATCGCCATGGCCACAGCACCGCCGCCGCCCATGCGTGGAGGATTGACGTAGACGTCGCTCATGGCCAGCCAAGCCTCTAGGTTGAGCTGAGGTGGTATCAGGTGAATCCGTGGATGCAGCGGCAAACCCGGTAGCGATTTGCCCTTGGCCACGCCTATCAGAAGCCAATGCACGTCGGGATGCGCTTCGACGAAATCAACGATCCTTTCACTCCAGGGCGGAAGAATCTCAAAATGCAAACGAACGCCGGCAGTCACCAGCACGGTTGCCGTAGCAGCTAAACCTACCGTAGCTCGGTCAACAGGCGTGGCCGGCCCCTTGGGCCAGAATCGGAATGGAAAGGGAAAAACCACGGGTGCAGGAACACCGGGCCAACACACGACATCATCCGACGAATCGGCGTTTAGCCACACATCCACCGGTGCCAACGGCGGTAAGGCATGCACCGACAGGCCGACCACCGGGTAGCGCGCGAATAACTTGTACATCAACGGGGACATGAATCCAACGAACACCACCACGTCTGGCGCATAGGCATCAATAGCCTGCAACACGTGATCAAAACGCGAGCGCAAAGAAAATTCCGTATTCGGCAGCATCAACTGAATCGCCCGCGACGTATTCAGCTTCAGCGATTCCTGCTCCACCGCCAAGGCAGCGACACTCTCTATGCTGCCGTGATAGCTGTCGACCACCGGGATGGTGGTTTCTTTTGCAGTATAGGCGTAGAGGTCCGTGCTCTGGCGGGCCAGGACGCTGATGAGGTTAAGCGTGAACATGGTACCACCATGTCGGCTGCTGCCTACCTCCGGCGTGTAAATCGCCACTCGCAGTCGAGAGTCGGGCGTGCCACGCCGAATGGAAACCCCACCTGAGATACGCGCTGCTACCAAGCTTTGCAAGCGGACGGCATCGATGTCTTGCAGTAGTTGCGCAAAGGCGTTCCGTTCCGGCATGCGTACCAACGCCTGGTGCCAGGCCAGTCCAAGTAAAGCCATAATGGCGTCTGGTGACGATGTATCGTCGGCGAGCATCGCCTGCCGGACGAGCCAAACGCAATCGTGCGTGAGATAGGCCAATGCCGAGCAGCGTAGCCATTCCGCGTCCCGGGCTTTGAGTACCAGCGCTGCGATTTCATTGATTAGTGCTGTCCGCGCATCGCCCTCCAGAGTATTAGTCAGCGATGCGAGGCGCTGCCACAACGGCGATGAAGTCGGCGCAAATTTAACCGATTCGAGCGCGTCGAGCGCTACTGAAGGATTCATTGAGAAGTCTTTATTACGACAGGCCTGAGTTAAGTGATTGATCTTGTGACGAGCAATGCCAAATGACATTTCATATGAGTTGCCGTGCCTGGACGGCAGCTTCGCTAATACACCACGTTTCCTGCGCTATCGCGATGGTTCAGTTTGAAAGACTGCCACTCAGTGTTCCTATTTGAGCATTCAGTCAATGACTGGCGCATTCGATGTGTCGCGAAGCGCCCAATCTTCCCTTAGCAAGAGGGGCCAAGCACAATTACTCGAATGTCAATTACCGCCTGAATGTTCAGCAGAATAAGGCGAGGCGCCGGGGTCAATGTACCTCCTTTGTGCTTCACTAACGCAGGTGCCGCATTATAACAATCTGTGCTGGATGGAGAGGACAGACGTTACCCGTCTTCCAATTACAAGCAGGTTAATAAATGCCTCGAGGCACAATAGAAATAATTACTTTTTTTGGCGTAGAGAGCCCGAAGTTCGTCGGCGCGAAATCGCCATTTTGGGTAAGGTTGCCATCGACTCAGGCCTGACTGCTTCGGTATCGATACCGTCATGGACGACGTTGGTCCGACAGCGAAATAACTTGGGGAAGGTGTTGGCCGTCAAATGCTTATCTTTTCCCCCGAGATATGGGGCAGTCTCGTCCCGCTGCTATTTTATGCAGTCGGGTGTGGCTTCCGAAAGCTCATCAAATGAGTCAACGTTCTAACTCACATAGGTTACGCGGGCGATAATTCATCAGGCGATCTGCAATGATTTCAAAATTGGAAGTTGTTGAAGTGCGAAAGCAGTAGCGTCCTTGGTTAATTTTGCGATGTTCGCCTCTGCTGTGGGCAATGCTTTGCCATCTACAACAATAGATTGCCCTTGTGCAGCAAAGATCTCCCATACAAATTGGGCCCACTCTGATGGTTGTTTCCGACCATTGAGCGCGGCTAAAAGAAATAATTGCTCAGAACGCGCCACACCCACGCCACCTCCAGTGACGGGGCTTGCCAGGTAACTAATATCGGAACTCCCTTTGCATTTATTCATAAGATGCAAATTAAGCCTATCAGTTTGTAACTTGGCATTTTCAATTACT includes:
- a CDS encoding acetyltransferase is translated as MHELISTKASGDDRPVIIFGNLRSASLAWYCLLHDSPWQVAGFTVDEAYLASSHFEGLPLVPFETLEARYPPTDFRLLIPMGYQRINGVRRTRFEMARQRGYTFVSYVSSRASVWPDLKIGENVLIYEHAIIQPFARIGDNCIIRSGAHISHHCEVADHAFVAAEVAMGGEGYVGEQAFVGVGAVLRDRIRVAERSFIGAGAVVVQDTQPDGVYVGNPARKAGKTALEASGG
- a CDS encoding glycosyltransferase, translated to MNPSVALDALESVKFAPTSSPLWQRLASLTNTLEGDARTALINEIAALVLKARDAEWLRCSALAYLTHDCVWLVRQAMLADDTSSPDAIMALLGLAWHQALVRMPERNAFAQLLQDIDAVRLQSLVAARISGGVSIRRGTPDSRLRVAIYTPEVGSSRHGGTMFTLNLISVLARQSTDLYAYTAKETTIPVVDSYHGSIESVAALAVEQESLKLNTSRAIQLMLPNTEFSLRSRFDHVLQAIDAYAPDVVVFVGFMSPLMYKLFARYPVVGLSVHALPPLAPVDVWLNADSSDDVVCWPGVPAPVVFPFPFRFWPKGPATPVDRATVGLAATATVLVTAGVRLHFEILPPWSERIVDFVEAHPDVHWLLIGVAKGKSLPGLPLHPRIHLIPPQLNLEAWLAMSDVYVNPPRMGGGGAVAMAMEQGLPVVTFTNNDGGDKVGACALSSDDEYFSQLAVWVTDTSARQQAGNEMQARFITRLDLSGQQAAKDLMQACHRAIESFKQRMGTSDA